Part of the Salvelinus sp. IW2-2015 linkage group LG7, ASM291031v2, whole genome shotgun sequence genome, ggtgcagggttgagtaactgggtggtagccggctagtgatggctatttaacagtctgatggccttgatatagaagctgtttttcattctcttggtcccagctttgatgcacctgtactgaccttggcttctggatgatagcggggtgaacaggctgtggctcaggtggttgatgtccttgatgatctttttggccttcatgtGACATCCGGTGctgtagggcaggcagtgtgcccccggtgatgtgttgggcagaccgcaccaccttctggagagccctgcggttgcgggcagtgcagttgccgtaccaggcggtgatacagcccaacaggatgctcttaattgtacatctgtaaaagtttgtgatggtcttaggggccaagccaaatttcttccgcctcctgaggttgaagaggtgctattgtgccttcttcaccacactgtctctgtggggggaccatttcagattgtcagtgttttgtatgccgaggaacttgaagctttccaccttctccactgtggtcccgtcaatgtggataggggcgtgctccctctgctttttcctgaagtccacaatcagctcctttgttttgttgacgttgagggagaggttattttcctggcaccactccgccagggccctcacctcctccctcgtcattgttggtaatcaggcctacaatggttgtgtcgtctgcaaacttgatgattgagttggagtgtgtggccacgcagtcatgggtgaacagagagtacaggagggggctgagcacgcatccttgtgggggcCCGTGTGTTGAGGAtaagtgaagtggaggtgttgtttcctaacttcaccacctggaggcggcccgtcaggaagtccaggacccagttgtacaggGCAGAGTTCAAACCCAGgtccccaagcttaatgatgagcttgaagggtactatggtgttgaaggctgacctatagtcaatgaacagcattcttacataggtattactcttgtccagatgggatagggcagtgtgcagtgcgatggcgattgcatcgtctgtggatatattggggtggtaagcaaattgaagtgggtctaggctgtccggtaaggtagaggtgatatgatccttaactagcctctcaaagcacttcatgatgacagaagtgagtgctatggggcgatagtcatttagttcagttacctttgctttcttgggtacaggaacaatggtggacatcttgaagcaagtggggacagcagactgggatagggagagattgaatgtctccataaacactccagccagctggtctgtacatgctctgaggacaatgctagggatgccgtctgggccgtcagccttgcgaggattaacacgcttaaatgtcttactcatgtcggccacgcagaacgagagcccacagtccttggtagggGGTCTATGGAGAGGTTACAACAGTCTGGGACCAGTCCTGCTATTACTCTGACTGTTTGTAAGGAAACAGTTCAAACTGACCAATGCCAGGAAGGTGGCAGGACCTATGGATTCAGACTCCGGGTGCTCAAGGACTGTGCAACAACATCCAGTCCCATCTTCTAGCCCGCCAACTCCAGGTCATGCAGTTACATCCTTCCACCATCACCTGGGTCATGGACTACCTCACTGACAGGCCGCAGTGGGTCAGACTACAGAACCACTCGGTCTCAGACCACATCATCACTAACACAGGTGCCCCACAAGGGACGGTTTTGTCACCATTCCTCTTCACCCTCTACACAGCAGACGGCTGGCACGCCCAAGCCTCCTGTCACCTACAAATGTTTTCAGACGATTCAGCCATTGTAGGCTGCATTACAAAGGATGATGATTCCCTATACAGGGAGGAAATATCTTAATTTGTGGCATGGTGCAGCTGAAACCACCTGGAGCTGAATGGGTCTAAAACCAATGAGCTGGTGATAGacttcaggaggaaggagagtgcGTCTGCTGTGGTCACCAATGGGGTCACTGTGGAAAGGGTGGGCTTGTACAAATACCTGGGGGTGGTGATTGACGATAAGCTACAGTGGAAAGAGAACACCTCTATTGTTTTTAAAAACAATCTAGAGCCCACCCTAGATAAGCGGAACCTCAAGAAGCTCAGGAGTATAGAGGCCAACACTAGCTACAGTACCTGGCTGGAGCATCGCAGTGAGATGGCAGACAGATATTTTTTTCCTAAAACAGAGCGTTTCCACGGATCCTTTTTACCATATGCTATgaggctttttatttatttattttttctttatttaactacgcaagtcagttaagaacaaattcttattttcaatgacggcctagaaacagtgggttaactgccttgttcaggggcagaacaaaagatttgtaccttgtcagctcggggattcgaacttgcaacctttcggttactagtccaacactctaaccactaggcttccctGCCGCTTTTAACATGAACACTTCAGTTTTTATATCCATTGATGATGTGTTGCTTTTAATGTCTGTGTGtcttttgttgtgtttttatggCATATTTATTGATAATGTATGTATTGGCTGGTGCAATCAAATTTCTCCTCTGGGGGATTAATAAAGTACTATCTTATCTTATCTTAAGGCCCTTCAAGGTTGAAGATTGAGAACTCGAGAACTTTTGTCTCTAATCCATACATTTTTAGCCCCTTAATGTTATCAGATCTGATGACTGTTCAATTACCATAATAAACAACCTTGTTATTAATGTGCTATAAAGATTATACCTGCTTTCCCTGCATTCTCATAGTTTTTAAATATTTCTGCCAAGATCATCTTACATTTGATGGCTTTGGGTGAGGATTGACTGGTGACGGGTATCTTTGGAACCAGCATAGGCTTCCCAAACACCTGGACGTCGAAGCTTGCATAGTCGAAGGAGACCTTGGAGTATTTCTCCAGCTCTTTGGCCAAGTTGGCGCGGGGTGTAGCAGGCACCATGTTGGGTCTGTAGCCGTACTGAGGGATCTCCAGCTGCTTCACAAAACACATTGGTCTgttggagcgagagagagagagagtcagaacaTTATGTGCAAGAGAAAGGGTAAAATATGAGTAAAATGCATCAGAGACGGACAGCTATTTAAGtaaggggagaaagggaggaggagagagggctcACCTGAGAACTCTGTCTGAGTGGGGGCTCCCAGTTTGGGGCTCGCTGACTGAAGGCTGGGGGTGACTGAGGGTGACTTGGCCCCCCTTGGCGAGCTTCTCTGCAGCTGCGATGGGACAACcggacagactgagacagacaaagagagatagTGATAATTAATCAATTGTTTCACTTTTGATTGACTAACTTTGTGACTAGAACTACAGCTTATCAACAGCTCATTTACCATACACTCAATGATAGTCTTTAAGTGTAGGGATAAAAGGTAAATGTGAGGTTATAATCGTTGGACAGTATAATACCTTCGGTGCGTGTTGCGATTGCTGTTGACGTGCCCTTGGCCTGTGCATCCTGGAGTTGGACACTTCAGCACGTTCTCGTGCATGGCCAGGACTAGGGAAATGGAGGCaaagagacatagacagagagatgtatgtatgtgtgacaAGTCTGCATATTGTTCAAAGGAGTAATGTTTCCTGTTAGCACTTTGGTAGTActgtattactattattattattattgtattactACAAACAAAAGTACTCACTCTCAGGTGGGATCCTGTCTTTGTGAGGGCACCCAGAGAGGCTGCGGTGGTGGGGGTACAGCCCAGTCACATGGCCCGTCCCATCACACCCAGGGGTGGGGCATTTCACCTCTTTCTTGTCTGGATGGAAAGGGGAGAGAAGTTGAGTGAGCAGGATAATAATTGGAAGATGAACCTATGGTGGGTTAAAAGACATCCTGATAAACCATAAACTGTCCTACCTTTGCTGTGGTGTCCTCTGTGTCGCATGGCTTGGTCCATGGCTTTGCTGGCCCTGTCGTCGGGGCTGTGGTAGTGCTGGTGCTCTGGAGACTGTTGGTCGACGTGCGGCCCTCTCACCTGCTCGGCCTTCAGGGCGATGGCTTGCTCCAGCAGTCCCAAGTTCCCCCGGGTCATATCCCAGGTCTCTGAGTCATCTGTCACACCCGAACCCTGTGAGAGAcagtcatcttcctcctcctcttcctcctcatcttcctcttcctcagatCGTATCTCAATGGCCACTGTGGTAGGTGGGGCTTTGTGAGAGTCGTGGTCCTCTTCTTCCACCTCCCCTGCTtctgtttcctcctcttcttcctcctcctcttcctcctcttcagtcAACGGGGAACCAATCTTTACCTCCCCCGCTGCCACTTCTGTATCCTCACATTCCTGAGCAGGAGTACTAGGGGCAAGAGGGATGGCAGGCTCCATGTAGaccacctcatcctcctcttcctccttttcttcctctacctcctcttccacctcctcctcttcctcctcctcctccttttcctctcccttcttctcttcttcctcatctccctcctcttttgCCGGATGCCTGCTATAGTCGCCACTGGAATACTGGTGATCTGAGATCTCCTGACTCACAAattgcctctcctcctctttctcttcctcccctcctccctcctcctcctcctcctctcctgccaccTCCTTTTGCTTCTCctcactctctgctctccctgTTTCATTGTCGCCTTTGGGCTGCTCTATTGTTCTGTATACATCAACTgtatcctcatcttcctcctcctcctcctcctcagcggCCTGTATCTCTGCCACTACTTGCACCTCCTCTTCgcgtctgtctgtcgctgtctctgcctctgtttcTGCTTCTGCCTCTGTGAAAGCCTGCTGTTGGGTTGTGGTGGCTGCCTCTGTGTCCTCCTGCAGAGCCTCTGCTTCAGGTGCAGCTATGGTGACGAACTCGACAGACGTCTTTTTTTCTGTGTCTTCGGGTAACACCTGTGCGCAATTGTCTGTGTACAGTGCAGAGTTGATAGGTTATTGCTAAAGAGAAAGCTGTTCCCTATATTTGTCTTTCCATCATTACTTACTTTAGTATCATTATAAATATGTACCACTGTAATAGCTAATAACAATCCAtgataaatgtaatattttcctTGGATCCTGGTCTTCTCTTGACTCACCTTTCATCGACTCCAGTGGGTTTGGcgttttgttattttctttctctttctgttcctcatcctctgactcctcctcctcctcctcatgctCCGCCTCACTGCCAGCATCACTGTCTGCTGCGTTGAAACCCTCGTCCATGGCCAACTTCAGGGACGGGGACTTTTTCTTAGGGGCGGGCTGATTCTCTTCTGCCTCTGCTTCCGCCTCCGCAAGTTTCCTCTTCTTCACTATTGGGCATCCGAGAACGCTGTGGGTGCAAGGTGAGGAGATGGTAAGAGACTATTGAATTCCCCTTCAAATGTATATTTTACACTATACGTTGAATTTGTTATGGCTCTTTTAAAAAAACTGTGTTAGCATAGGAATTTGAGTGCTAAGAGTTAGTGGTAGTTAGTATAGTTAGTATATCATACCTTTTGTGTCGTGAATATCTCCCACTGACATGGCCTGAACCATCACATCCAGGGGTGGGGCAGCTACTTAGTGATACAAACAGgaaacaaacatttgttttctTCATGTTGCGCAATGGATACGTTCAAACTCTGTATGTGCTTTCCAGTTCATCACCAGCCCAGTTTCTTTGCTCTGAATATCTGCATGCTCTGGTTTAAGTGCACTGGGCCGGTCTAAACCAATATTACATTTATCAGGACTGGGCTACATGTATACAGTAATAGGAAAACTGTGTCTGTGAATTTAATACCGTAGCATAAAACATCGTCCTCTCTCACCTTAACTCTGTTCCCACGAGTTCACTGGGTACTGTGGAGTAAAAAGACAAACAGTGAACATCAAAACACTCACTTATCCTAAATGCACTCCAAATTAAGCTGTTTCAATTAGTGTCATGcgtttgtgcgtgcatgtgtgtggccCCAGCTCACCTCTAATACCTTTTGAGCGGGTCCGTGTTCTTGTTTCTGCTGCTTCCTGACTCATCTGAAACACAAAGTGTCATGACAGTGCACtcactacccctctctctctctcNNNNNNNNNNNNNNNNNNNNNNNNNNNNNNNNNNNNNNNNNNNNNNNNNNNNNNNNNNNNNNNNNNNNNNNNNNNNNNNNNNNNNNNNNNNNNNNNNNNNNNNNNNNNNNNNNNNNNNNNNNNNNNNNNNNNNNNNNNNNNNNNNNNNNNNNNNNNNNNNNNNNNNNNNNNNNNNNNNNNNNNNNNNNNNNNNNNNNNNNNNNNNNNNNNNNNNNNNNNNNNNNNNNNNNNNNNNNNNNNNNNNNNNNNNNNNNNNNNNNNNNNNNNNNNNNNNNNNNNNNNNNNNNNNNNNNNNNNNNNNNNNNNNNNNNNNNNNNNNNNNNNNNNNNNNNNNNNNNNNNNNNNNNNNNNNNNNNNNNNNNNNNNNNNNNNNNNNNNNNNNNNNNNNNNNNNNNNNNNNNNNNNNNNNNNNNNNNNNNNNNNNNNNNNNNNNNNNNNNNNNNNNNNNNNNNNNNNNNNNNNNNNNNNNNNNNNNNNNNNNNNNNNNNNNNNNNNNNNNNNNNNNNNNNNNNNNNNNNNNNNNNNNNNNNNNNNNNNNNNNNNNNNNNNNNNNNNNNNNNNNNNNNNNNNNNNNNNNNNNNNNNNNNNNNNNNNNNNNNNNNNNNNNNNNNNNNNNNNNNNNNNNNNNNNNNNNNNNNNNNNNNNNNNNNNNNNNNNNNNNNNNNNNNNNNNNNNNNNNNNNNNNNNNNNNNNNNNNNNNNNNNNNNNNNNNNNNNNNNNNNNNNNNNNNNNNNNNNNNNNNNNNNNNNNNNNNNNNNNNNNNNNNNNNNNNNNNNNNNNNNNNNNNNNNNNNNNNNNNNNNNNNNNNNNNNNNNNNNNNNNNNNNNNNNNNNNNNNNNNNNNNNNNNNNNNNNNNNNNNNNNNNNNNNNNNNNNNNNNNNNNNNNNNNNNNNNNNNNNNNNNNNNNNNNNNNNNNNNNNNNNNNNNNNNNNNNNNNNNNNNNNNNNNNNNNNNNNNNNNNNNNNNNNNNNNNNNNNNNNNNNNNNNNNNNNNNNNNNNNNNNNNNNNNNNNNNNNNNNNNNNNNNNNNNNNNNNNNNNNNNNNNNNNNNNNNNNNNNNNNNNNNNNNNNNNNNNNNNNNNNNNNNNNNNNNNNNNNNNNNNNNNNNNNNNNNNNNNNNNNNNNNNNNNNNNNNNNNNNNNNNNNNNNNNNNNNNNNNNNNNNNNNNNNNNNNNNNNNNNNNNNNNNNNNNNNNNNNNNNNNNNNNNNNNNNNNNNNNNNNNNNNNNNNNNNNNNNNNNNNNNNNNNNNNNNNNNNNNNNNNNNNNNNNNNNNNNNNNNNNNNNNNNNNNNNNNNNNNNNNNNNNNNNNNNNNNNNNNNNNNNNNNNNNNNNNNNNNNNNNNNNNNNNNNNNNNNNNNNNNNNNNNNNNNNNNNNNNNNNNNNNNNNNNNNNNNNNNNNNNNNNNNNNNNNNNNNNNNNNNNNNNNNNNNNNNNNNNNNNNNNNNNNNNNNNNNNNNNNNNNNNNNNNNNNNNNNNNNNNNNNNNNNNNNNNNNNNNNNNNNNNNNNNNNNNNNNNNNNNNNNNNNNNNNNNNNNNNNNNNNNNNNNNNNNNNNNNNNNNNNNNNNNNNNNNNNNNNNNNNNNNNNNNNNNNNNNNNNNNNNNNNNNNNNNNNNNNNNNNNNNNNNNNNNNNNNNNNNNNNNNNNNNNNNNNNNNNNNNNNNNNNNNNNNNNNNNNNNNNNNNNNNNNNNNNNNNNNNNNNNNNNNNNNNNNNNNNNNNNNNNNNNNNNNNNNNNNNNNNNNNNNNNNNNNNNNNNNNNNNNNNNNNNNNNNNNNNNNNNNNNNNNNNNNNNNNNNNNNNNNNNNNNNNNNNNNNNNNNNNNNNNNNNNNNNNNNNNNNNNNNNNNNNNNNNNNNNNNNNNNNNNNNNNNNNNNNNNNNNNNNNNNNNNNNNNNNNNNNNNNNNNNNNNNNNNNNNNNNNNNNNNNNNNNNNNNNNNNNNNNNNNNNNNNNNNNNNNNNNNNNNNNNNNNNNNNNNNNNNNNNNNNNNNNNNNNNNNNNNNNNNNNNNNNNNNNNNNNNNNNNNNNNNNNNNNNNNNNNNNNNNNNNNNNNNNNNNNNNNNNNNNNNNNNNNNNNNNNNNNNNNNNNNNNNNNNNNNNNNNNNNNNNNNNNNNNNNNNNNNNNNNNNNNNNNNNNNNNNNNNNNNNNNNNNNNNNNNNNNNNNNNNNNNNNNNNNNNNNNNNNNNNNNNNNNNNNNNNNNNNNNNNNNNNNNNNNNNNNNNNNNNNNNNNNNNNNNNNNNNNNNNNNNNNNNNNNNNNNNNNNNNNNNNNNNNNNNNNNNNNNNNNNNNNNNNNNNNNNNNNNNNNNNNNNNNNNNNNNNNNNNNNNNNNNNNNNNNNNNNNNNNNNNNNNNNNNNNNNNNNNNNNNNNNNNNNNNNNNNNNNNNNNNNNNNNNNNNNNNNNNNNNNNNNNNNNNNNNNNNNNNNNNNNNNNNNNNNNNNNNNNNNNNNNNNNNNNNNNNNNNNNNNNNNNNNNNNNNNNNNNNNNNNNNNNNNNNNNNNNNNNNNNNNNNNNNNNNNNNNNNNNNNNNNNNNNNNNNNNNNNNNNNNNNNNNNNNNNNNNNNNNNNNNNNNNNNNNNNNNNNNNNNNNNNNNNNNNNNNNNNNNNNNNNNNNNNNNNNNNNNNNNNNNNNNNNNNNNNNNNNNNNNNNNNNNNNNNNNNNNNNNNNNNNNNNNNNNNNNNNNNNNNNNNNNNNNNNNNNNNNNNNNNNNNNNNNNNNNNNNNNNNNNNNNNNNNNNNNNNNNNNNNNNNNNNNNNNNNNNNNNNNNNNNNNNNNNNNNNNNNNNNNNNNNNNNNNNNNNNNNNNNNNNNNNNNNNNNNNNNNNNNNNNNNNNNNNNNNNNNNNNNNNNNNNNNNNNNNNNNNNNNNNNNNNNNNNNNNNNNNNNNNNNNNNNNNNNNNNNNNNNNNNNNNNNNNNNNNNNNNNNNNNNNNNNNNNNNNNNNNNNNNNNNNNNNNNNNNNNNNNNNNNNNNNNNNNNNNNNNNNNNNNNNNNNNNNNNNNNNNNNNNNNNNNNNNNNNNNNNNNNNNNNNNNNNNNNNNNNNNNNNNNNNNNNNNNNNNNNNNNNNNNNNNNNNNNNNNNNNNNNNNNNNNNNNNNNNNNNNNNNNNNNNNNNNNNNNNNNNNNNNNNNNNNNNNNNNNNNNNNNNNNNNN contains:
- the myt1a gene encoding myelin transcription factor 1 isoform X5, translated to MSQEAAETRTRTRSKVPSELVGTELSCPTPGCDGSGHVSGRYSRHKSVLGCPIVKKRKLAEAEAEAEENQPAPKKKSPSLKLAMDEGFNAADSDAGSEAEHEEEEEESEDEEQKEKENNKTPNPLESMKDNCAQVLPEDTEKKTSVEFVTIAAPEAEALQEDTEAATTTQQQAFTEAEAETEAETATDRREEEVQVVAEIQAAEEEEEEEDEDTVDVYRTIEQPKGDNETGRAESEEKQKEVAGEEEEEEGGGEEEKEEERQFVSQEISDHQYSSGDYSRHPAKEEGDEEEEKKGEEKEEEEEEEEVEEEVEEEKEEEEDEVVYMEPAIPLAPSTPAQECEDTEVAAGEVKIGSPLTEEEEEEEEEEEETEAGEVEEEDHDSHKAPPTTVAIEIRSEEEEDEEEEEEEDDCLSQGSGVTDDSETWDMTRGNLGLLEQAIALKAEQVRGPHVDQQSPEHQHYHSPDDRASKAMDQAMRHRGHHSKDKKEVKCPTPGCDGTGHVTGLYPHHRSLSGCPHKDRIPPEILAMHENVLKCPTPGCTGQGHVNSNRNTHRSLSGCPIAAAEKLAKGGQVTLSHPQPSVSEPQTGSPHSDRVLRPMCFVKQLEIPQYGYRPNMVPATPRANLAKELEKYSKVSFDYASFDVQVFGKPMLVPKIPVTSQSSPKAIKSKPFPKASSPSHSLSGGYAKSSSSSSSSGYDYSHDAEAAHMAATAILNLSTRCWERPENLSTKQQDAAGKDIDIEVDENGTLDLSMKKPIKREGMQSPDPSLSSSSSSQHPGGVPLSQAHLQEEWEGPLDFTKPNCPKEEEEQDEVDFVAHSYTSSDAEDDDIAQESMEDRKYPGEVTTSSFKVQFSPKDCKKEVLLCPTPGCDGSGHITGNYASHRSLSGCPLADKSLRTLMAAHSAELKCPTPGCDGSGHITGNYASHRSLSGCPRAKKGAVKTTPTKDDKEDSELLSRCPVPGCDSLGHISGKYATHRSAYGCPLAARRQKEGLLNGSPFSWKAFKTEGPTCPTPGCDGSGHANGSFLTHRSLSGCPRASANKKRSRFPGDEYITAKFRASDVLDNDEDIKQLNNEIRELSESNSEMEDDMMNLHTQISSMENNLKSMEEENKQIEERNDAMYMELSGLSQALIRSLSNIRLPHIQEPMSEQNFDTYVDTLTHMFSNKDCYQNPENRALLESINQAVKGIEV
- the myt1a gene encoding myelin transcription factor 1 isoform X4, giving the protein MSQEAAETRTRTRSKVPSELVGTELSSCPTPGCDGSGHVSGRYSRHKSVLGCPIVKKRKLAEAEAEAEENQPAPKKKSPSLKLAMDEGFNAADSDAGSEAEHEEEEEESEDEEQKEKENNKTPNPLESMKDNCAQVLPEDTEKKTSVEFVTIAAPEAEALQEDTEAATTTQQQAFTEAEAETEAETATDRREEEVQVVAEIQAAEEEEEEEDEDTVDVYRTIEQPKGDNETGRAESEEKQKEVAGEEEEEEGGGEEEKEEERQFVSQEISDHQYSSGDYSRHPAKEEGDEEEEKKGEEKEEEEEEEEVEEEVEEEKEEEEDEVVYMEPAIPLAPSTPAQECEDTEVAAGEVKIGSPLTEEEEEEEEEEEETEAGEVEEEDHDSHKAPPTTVAIEIRSEEEEDEEEEEEEDDCLSQGSGVTDDSETWDMTRGNLGLLEQAIALKAEQVRGPHVDQQSPEHQHYHSPDDRASKAMDQAMRHRGHHSKDKKEVKCPTPGCDGTGHVTGLYPHHRSLSGCPHKDRIPPEILAMHENVLKCPTPGCTGQGHVNSNRNTHRSLSGCPIAAAEKLAKGGQVTLSHPQPSVSEPQTGSPHSDRVLRPMCFVKQLEIPQYGYRPNMVPATPRANLAKELEKYSKVSFDYASFDVQVFGKPMLVPKIPVTSQSSPKAIKSKPFPKASSPSHSLSGGYAKSSSSSSSSGYDYSHDAEAAHMAATAILNLSTRCWERPENLSTKQQDAAGKDIDIEVDENGTLDLSMKKPIKREGMQSPDPSLSSSSSSQHPGGVPLSQAHLQEEWEGPLDFTKPNCPKEEEEQDEVDFVAHSYTSSDAEDDDIAQESMEDRKYPGEVTTSSFKVQFSPKDCKKEVLLCPTPGCDGSGHITGNYASHRSLSGCPLADKSLRTLMAAHSAELKCPTPGCDGSGHITGNYASHRSLSGCPRAKKGAVKTTPTKDDKEDSELLSRCPVPGCDSLGHISGKYATHRSAYGCPLAARRQKEGLLNGSPFSWKAFKTEGPTCPTPGCDGSGHANGSFLTHRSLSGCPRASANKKRSRFPGDEYITAKFRASDVLDNDEDIKQLNNEIRELSESNSEMEDDMMNLHTQISSMENNLKSMEEENKQIEERNDAMYMELSGLSQALIRSLSNIRLPHIQEPMSEQNFDTYVDTLTHMFSNKDCYQNPENRALLESINQAVKGIEV
- the myt1a gene encoding myelin transcription factor 1 isoform X7, which encodes MSQEAAETRTRTRSKGIRVPSELVGTELSSCPTPGCDGSGHVSGRYSRHKSVLGCPIVKKRKLAEAEAEAEENQPAPKKKSPSLKLAMDEGFNAADSDAGSEAEHEEEEEESEDEEQKEKENNKTPNPLESMKDNCAQVLPEDTEKKTSVEFVTIAAPEAEALQEDTEAATTTQQQAFTEAEAETEAETATDRREEEVQVVAEIQAAEEEEEEEDEDTVDVYRTIEQPKGDNETGRAESEEKQKEVAGEEEEEEGGGEEEKEEERQFVSQEISDHQYSSGDYSRHPAKEEGDEEEEKKGEEKEEEEEEEEVEEEVEEEKEEEEDEVVYMEPAIPLAPSTPAQECEDTEVAAGEVKIGSPLTEEEEEEEEEEEETEAGEVEEEDHDSHKAPPTTVAIEIRSEEEEDEEEEEEEDDCLSQGSGVTDDSETWDMTRGNLGLLEQAIALKAEQVRGPHVDQQSPEHQHYHSPDDRASKAMDQAMRHRGHHSKDKKEVKCPTPGCDGTGHVTGLYPHHRSLSGCPHKDRIPPEILAMHENVLKCPTPGCTGQGHVNSNRNTHRSLSGCPIAAAEKLAKGGQVTLSHPQPSVSEPQTGSPHSDRVLRPMCFVKQLEIPQYGYRPNMVPATPRANLAKELEKYSKVSFDYASFDVQVFGKPMLVPKIPVTSQSSPKAIKSKPFPKASSPSHSLSGGYAKSSSSSSSSGYDYSHDAEAAHMAATAILNLSTRCWERPENLSTKQQDAAGKDIDIEVDENGTLDLSMKKPIKREGMQSPDPSLSSSSSSQHPGGVPLSQAHLQEEWEGPLDFTKPNCPKEEEEQDEVDFVAHSYTSSDAEDDDIAQESMEDRKYPGEVTTSSFKVQFSPKDCKKEVLLCPTPGCDGSGHITGNYASHRRCPTPGCDGSGHITGNYASHRSLSGCPRAKKGAVKTTPTKDDKEDSELLSRCPVPGCDSLGHISGKYATHRSAYGCPLAARRQKEGLLNGSPFSWKAFKTEGPTCPTPGCDGSGHANGSFLTHRSLSGCPRASANKKRSRFPGDEYITAKFRASDVLDNDEDIKQLNNEIRELSESNSEMEDDMMNLHTQISSMENNLKSMEEENKQIEERNDAMYMELSGLSQALIRSLSNIRLPHIQEPMSEQNFDTYVDTLTHMFSNKDCYQNPENRALLESINQAVKGIEV
- the myt1a gene encoding myelin transcription factor 1 isoform X3; amino-acid sequence: MSQEAAETRTRTRSKGIRVPSELVGTELSSCPTPGCDGSGHVSGRYSRHKSVLGCPIVKKRKLAEAEAEAEENQPAPKKKSPSLKLAMDEGFNAADSDAGSEAEHEEEEEESEDEEQKEKENNKTPNPLESMKDNCAQVLPEDTEKKTSVEFVTIAAPEAEALQEDTEAATTTQQQAFTEAEAETEAETATDRREEEVQVVAEIQAAEEEEEEEDEDTVDVYRTIEQPKGDNETGRAESEEKQKEVAGEEEEEEGGGEEEKEEERQFVSQEISDHQYSSGDYSRHPAKEEGDEEEEKKGEEKEEEEEEEEVEEEVEEEKEEEEDEVVYMEPAIPLAPSTPAQECEDTEVAAGEVKIGSPLTEEEEEEEEEEEETEAGEVEEEDHDSHKAPPTTVAIEIRSEEEEDEEEEEEEDDCLSQGSGVTDDSETWDMTRGNLGLLEQAIALKAEQVRGPHVDQQSPEHQHYHSPDDRASKAMDQAMRHRGHHSKDKKEVKCPTPGCDGTGHVTGLYPHHRSLSGCPHKDRIPPEILAMHENVLKCPTPGCTGQGHVNSNRNTHRSLSGCPIAAAEKLAKGGQVTLSHPQPSVSEPQTGSPHSDRVLRPMCFVKQLEIPQYGYRPNMVPATPRANLAKELEKYSKVSFDYASFDVQVFGKPMLVPKIPVTSQSSPKAIKSKPFPKASSPSHSLSGGYAKSSSSSSSSGYDYSHDAEAAHMAATAILNLSTRCWERPENLSTKQQDAAGKDIDIEVDENGTLDLSMKKPIKREGMQSPDPSLSSSSSSQHPGGVPLSQAHLQEEWEGPLDFTKPNCPKEEEEQDEVDFVAHSYTSSDAEDDDIAQESMEDRKYPGEVTTSSFKVQFSPKDCKKEVLLCPTPGCDGSGHITGNYASHRSLSGCPLADKSLRTLMAAHSAELKCPTPGCDGSGHITGNYASHRSLSGCPRAKKGAVKTTPTKDDKEDSELLSRCPVPGCDSLGHISGKYATHRSAYGCPLAARRQKEGLLNGSPFSWKAFKTEGPTCPTPGCDGSGHANGSFLTHRSLSGCPRASANKKRSRFPGDEYITAKFRASDVLDNDEDIKQLNNEIRELSESNSEMEDDMMNLHTQISSMENNLKSMEEENKQIEERNDAMYMELSGLSQALIRSLSNIRLPHIEPMSEQNFDTYVDTLTHMFSNKDCYQNPENRALLESINQAVKGIEV
- the myt1a gene encoding myelin transcription factor 1 isoform X2, which translates into the protein MSQEAAETRTRTRSKGIRVPSELVGTELSCPTPGCDGSGHVSGRYSRHKSVLGCPIVKKRKLAEAEAEAEENQPAPKKKSPSLKLAMDEGFNAADSDAGSEAEHEEEEEESEDEEQKEKENNKTPNPLESMKDNCAQVLPEDTEKKTSVEFVTIAAPEAEALQEDTEAATTTQQQAFTEAEAETEAETATDRREEEVQVVAEIQAAEEEEEEEDEDTVDVYRTIEQPKGDNETGRAESEEKQKEVAGEEEEEEGGGEEEKEEERQFVSQEISDHQYSSGDYSRHPAKEEGDEEEEKKGEEKEEEEEEEEVEEEVEEEKEEEEDEVVYMEPAIPLAPSTPAQECEDTEVAAGEVKIGSPLTEEEEEEEEEEEETEAGEVEEEDHDSHKAPPTTVAIEIRSEEEEDEEEEEEEDDCLSQGSGVTDDSETWDMTRGNLGLLEQAIALKAEQVRGPHVDQQSPEHQHYHSPDDRASKAMDQAMRHRGHHSKDKKEVKCPTPGCDGTGHVTGLYPHHRSLSGCPHKDRIPPEILAMHENVLKCPTPGCTGQGHVNSNRNTHRSLSGCPIAAAEKLAKGGQVTLSHPQPSVSEPQTGSPHSDRVLRPMCFVKQLEIPQYGYRPNMVPATPRANLAKELEKYSKVSFDYASFDVQVFGKPMLVPKIPVTSQSSPKAIKSKPFPKASSPSHSLSGGYAKSSSSSSSSGYDYSHDAEAAHMAATAILNLSTRCWERPENLSTKQQDAAGKDIDIEVDENGTLDLSMKKPIKREGMQSPDPSLSSSSSSQHPGGVPLSQAHLQEEWEGPLDFTKPNCPKEEEEQDEVDFVAHSYTSSDAEDDDIAQESMEDRKYPGEVTTSSFKVQFSPKDCKKEVLLCPTPGCDGSGHITGNYASHRSLSGCPLADKSLRTLMAAHSAELKCPTPGCDGSGHITGNYASHRSLSGCPRAKKGAVKTTPTKDDKEDSELLSRCPVPGCDSLGHISGKYATHRSAYGCPLAARRQKEGLLNGSPFSWKAFKTEGPTCPTPGCDGSGHANGSFLTHRSLSGCPRASANKKRSRFPGDEYITAKFRASDVLDNDEDIKQLNNEIRELSESNSEMEDDMMNLHTQISSMENNLKSMEEENKQIEERNDAMYMELSGLSQALIRSLSNIRLPHIQEPMSEQNFDTYVDTLTHMFSNKDCYQNPENRALLESINQAVKGIEV